One Brassica napus cultivar Da-Ae chromosome C2, Da-Ae, whole genome shotgun sequence DNA window includes the following coding sequences:
- the LOC125582492 gene encoding uncharacterized protein LOC125582492 has protein sequence MADELDRRLDAAVNEVFDEYFEETYNNIVENRTAKKKKRAYVERNQEAGHNRLWNDYFSEDPTFPPHLFRRRFRMNKEVFMRIVDTLSANVPFFQQRRDAVGRLGLSTLQKCTAAIRMLAYGSAADAVDEYLRLGTLNDINVLDRSPVFDEIYQGRAPRVTYMVNGHQYDLAYYLTDGIYPKWSTFIQSITLPQGSKSALFAKVQEATRKDVGVLLVYVSYYII, from the exons ATGGCAGATGAACTCGACCGAAGACTCGATGCGGCTGTCAATGAGGTTTTTGATGAATATTTTGAAGAAACATACAACAACATTGTGGAGAATCGAActgcaaaaaagaagaaacgtGCATATGTCGAAAGAAACCAAGAAGCGGGCCACAACCGTCTATGGAATGACTACTTCAGTGAAGATCCGACATTTCCGCCTCATTTATTCAGACGCCGTTTCCGCATGAACAAGGAAGTATTCATGCGTATTGTCGACACCCTCTCAGCAAATGTTCCATTctttcaacaaagaagagatgcaGTTGGAAGGTTAGGTCTATCAACACTAcaaaagtgtacggcagctATTCGTATGCTTGCTTACGGCTCTGCGGCTGACGCcgttgacgaatatctccgacttg gtaccttaaacgatattaacgtcCTTGATCggtcacctgtttttgatgaaatttaccAAGGTCGAGCTCCAAGGGTAACGTACATGGTCAACGGACACCAGTATGATTTGGCTTACTACCTCACGgacggtatatatccaaaatggtcaacatttatccaatctatcacaCTCCCTCAAGGTTCTAAATCAGCGTTATTTGCTAAAGTTCAAGAAGCAACCCGAAAAGATGTGGGTGTGCTTTTGGTGTATGTATCATACTACATAATATGA
- the LOC125582493 gene encoding glutathione S-transferase T2-like, with protein MIVEYYNSSPQLVGTSPRELGPCKQRWARINEGVCKFAGCYDMALREQRSGQNEDDVMKSALDIFANDQGSKFNFEHAWRELRHDVKWCSTYLEKDKHKPADSQGDGEGAVPEPEPEERPIGVKAAKAGSKRKKTGKEEELAKLENLLELKKNLSAKFSREFAYKARASL; from the coding sequence ATGATTGTAGAGTACTACAACTCCAGTCCTCAACTGGTTGGGACAAGCCCACGAGAACTTGGGCCATGCAAGCAAAGATGGGCTAGGATCAACGAGGGAGTTTGTAAGTTTGCTGGCTGTTACGACATGGCACTGAGGGAGCAGAGAAGCGGGCAAAATGAGGACGATGTGATGAAGTCTGCCTTGGATATCTTTGCCAATGACCAGGGATCGAAGTTCAACTTCGAACATGCGTGGAGGGAGCTTCGGCATGATGTGAAATGGTGCTCTACCTATCTAGAGAAGGACAAGCACAAACCAGCGGATTCCCAAGGCGACGGTGAAGGGGCAGTGCCAGAGCCAGAGCCAGAAGAGCGGCCAATAGGGGTTAAGGCTGCGAAGGCTGGTAGCAAGAGGAAGAAAACTGGAAAAGAGGAAGAGTTGGCAAAGCTAGAAAATTTGTTGGagctaaaaaaaaatctctcagcAAAGTTTTCtagagagtttgcttacaaAGCCCGAGCCTCTCTCTGA